A genomic region of Metopolophium dirhodum isolate CAU chromosome 1, ASM1992520v1, whole genome shotgun sequence contains the following coding sequences:
- the LOC132951613 gene encoding uncharacterized protein LOC132951613, which yields MVDLKMEDRPDRIWNLNETSFCLDPSKTKNVGEIGVAATRTTHSSGRENTSVLMACNSIGQKGPPLVIFKGKSVWDKWIGDNSSFTGTTYAATNNGWMEKEVFLNYFEKSFLKTTSPSPENPILFIYDGHSSHVDLTRQKSRMSAALIP from the coding sequence ATGGTAGACTTAAAGATGGAAGACCGACCTGACAGAATTTGGAATTTAAATGAAACCTCATTCTGCCTGGACCCATCCAAAACCAAAAATGTTGGAGAAATTGGTGTAGCAGCTACACGTACCACACATAGTTCTGGAAGAGAGAACACCTCTGTTTTGATGGCATGCAATAGTATTGGACAAAAAGGTCCTCCTTTAGTTATATTTAAGGGAAAAAGTGTTTGGGATAAGTGGATTGGAGATAATTCAAGTTTTACAGGAACCACATATGCAGCCACAAACAATGGTTGGATGGAAAAggaagtatttttaaattattttgaaaaatcttTCCTAAAAACAACAAGTCCTTCTCCAGAAAACCCCATACTTTTCATTTATGATGGGCATTCGTCCCACGTAGATTTAACCCGTCAGAAGTCGCGTATGAGCGCGGCGCTCATTCCGTGA
- the LOC132951635 gene encoding piggyBac transposable element-derived protein 4-like, with protein MTHDSDNEYHEVDDEISDAESIVSDHESESDQEISEVSENETDSSEYSSNETVEQNIRSQNFINGKNRYKWSLQPFPQRRTRSDNIISHLPGVVGSAKIINSSNPIDFWNILFDNMMIEKITDYTNVKITELSISYGNTSTFTGHTDIIEIKAFIGLLYLCGIFKSGMEDVEGLFATDGTGRDIFRATMCLKRFLFLLSTIRFDNIIYDRDDRKESGDRVAPISELFQMFLVNSQSNYSMSEYSTVDEMLVPFRGRCSFRMYMKSKPNKYGLKVTCLCDAKNHYLYNAFIYCGKNNVPNPKKFAIPTLNVLELVTPIFNSNRNITGDNWFSSIELITELKRHGLTYVGTLRKNKRDIPSQIVPNKQTEVNTTKFAFTKDITLLSFVPKKNRYVLLLSSMHHTNTINPENSKPEIIEFYNQTKVGVDALDQKCAVYSRLRRTRRWPLAIFYAMLDIASVNSRVLYSCKNINSPIPRRMFGIIIGKELIIPHMKRRLLQERLPREIPQIIKKNTRR; from the exons ATGACACACGACTCTGATAATGAATATC ACGAAGTAGATGATGAAATTAGTGATGCAGAGAGTATTGTATCGGATCATGAAAGTGAGTCCGATCAAGAAATATCTGAAGTTTCCGAAAATGAAACCGATAGCTCAGAATATAGTTCTAATGAAACTGTTGAACAAAATATACGTTCTCAAAATTTTATTAATGGAAAAAACAGGTACAAATGGTCTTTACAGCCTTTTCCACAGAGACGTACTCgatctgataatataatatcacatctTCCTGGTGTAGTTGGCTctgcaaaaataattaatagtagtaATCCAATTGATTTTTGgaacattttatttgataatatgatgATTGAAAAAATTACTGATTacacaaatgtaaaaataactgAACTATCGATTTCATATGGTAACACAAGTACATTTACTGGGCACACAgacattattgaaattaaagcatttattggtttattgtatttatgtggtATCTTCAAATCGGGCATGGAAGATGTAGAAGGACTTTTTGCTACTGACGGTACTGGTAGAGACATATTTCGCGCGACAATGTGTTTGaaacggtttttatttttgctttCAACTATTCgttttgacaatataatatatgatagagATGATAGAAAAGAATCGGGTGATCGTGTAGCTCCAATATCAGAGttgtttcaaatgtttttgGTAAATAGTCAATCAAATTATTCAATGTCTGAATATTCTACAGTTGATGAAATGCTGGTTCCTTTTAGAGGGCGGTGCTCTTTTCGCATGTATATGAAAAGCAAACCAAATAAATACGGACTCAAAGTTACGTGTTTATGTGACGCAAAAAACCACTATTtgtataatgcatttatttattgtggaaAAAATAATGTTCCAAATCCTAAAAAGTTTgcaatacctacattaaatgtGTTAGAACTTGTAACacctatttttaattcaaatagaaATATAACTGGGGATAACTGGTTTTCTTCCATAGAACTAATAACTGAATTAAAACGACATGGCCTAACATACGTGGGAACATTACGTAAAAATAAAAGAGATATACCATCACAAATTGTTCCTAACAAACAAACTGAAGTAAATACAACAAAGTTTGCATTTACCAAagacataacattattatcgtTTGTTCCAAAAAAGAATAGATACGTGTTGCTTTTATCTTCTATGCACCATACGAATACAATAAATCCGGAGAATTCAAAACcagaaattattgaattttataaccAAACGAAAGTAGGAGTTGACGCTTTGGACCAAAAGTGTGCAGTCTATTCAAGACTTCGACGTACACGAAGATGGCCACTCGCTATATTTTACGCCATGTTAGATATTGCTTCTGTGAATTCACGTGTTTTATATAgttgcaaaaatataaactcaCCAATACCACGTCGAATGTTTGGAATAATAATAGGAAAAGAGCTTATTATTCCTCATATGAAACGACGACTATTACAAGAAAGACTACCTAGAGAAATaccacaaattattaaaaaaaataccaggaGATAA
- the LOC132951646 gene encoding uncharacterized protein LOC132951646 has protein sequence MPIANSHMCMSNLLVQCQSISSLALTDRPTCSVKNVQSIAESHFTRTVTQDHSGRFVVQLPFIRDPEVLGDSKFMAQQRFFNLERKMNRDPMLAQEYTKCMAEYIKMGHMEEAEDLPTYYLPHHTVTKSDSLTTKTRVVFDGSAVTRSGLSLNDILVCGPPVQPELLSIVLRFRLYRYALVADIEKMYRQVWVAPSDCDMQRIVYRSNADEILKSYRLLTVTYGTRAASLLATRCLLEASYMVKDANAQRAMQQDFYVDDLLSGCQGEEECYNLSGA, from the coding sequence ATGCCAATTGCAAATTCTCATATGTGCATGTCAAATCTATTAGTACAGTGTCAATCAATATCGTCTCTGGCGCTGACAGACCGTCCCACTTGTAGTGTCAAGAATGTCCAGTCAATAGCCGAATCACATTTTACCAGGACAGTAACCCAGGATCATTCTGGCCGATTTGTGGTCCAATTGCCATTCATACGTGATCCTGAGGTATTAGGTGATTCAAAATTTATGGCGCAACAGCGTTTCTTCAACCTAGAGCGAAAGATGAACCGAGATCCTATGCTAGCTCAAGAATATACAAAATGCATGGCTGAGTATATTAAAATGGGTCATATGGAAGAGGCTGAAGACCTTCCTACTTATTACCTGCCTCATCATACTGTGACCAAGAGTGACAGCCTAACCACAAAAACTCGTGTTGTGTTTGACGGCTCAGCAGTTACAAGATCAGGCCTAAGTCTTAACGATATATTGGTATGTGGACCGCCGGTTCAACCTGAATTGTTATCCATTGTACTACGATTCCGTCTCTATAGATATGCTTTGGTTGCGGACATTGAGAAAATGTATCGCCAGGTCTGGGTTGCACCTTCAGACTGTGATATGCAGCGAATAGTATACCGGTCAAATGCTGATGAAATATTAAAGAGTTATAGACTGCTCACTGTCACCTATGGTACTAGAGCTGCATCATTACTAGCCACACGGTGTTTACTTGAGGCAAGTTATATGGTCAAAGATGCAAATGCTCAGCGTGCGATGCAACAAGACTTCTACGTAGACGATCTGTTGAGCGGCTGTCAGGGCGAAGAAGAATGTTACAACCTGTCAGGGGCGTAG
- the LOC132951654 gene encoding 52 kDa repressor of the inhibitor of the protein kinase-like has product MKRISQPSVLNFFEKKKKSESRTTLQINQPSSLFVSDPTDPEASSPSEKVSSVEGEQELLFENDVGIYLGNPPTDNEKKFKVFQNPWMPPLSYKFPVSDKRRLSFQRHWMEQYSWLVFSDVAKGALCKVCVLFGRNHGGRGGQELRSLVAIPFINWKKAKQIFYSHTLRGKNETGKIGLTEPPYNDGNFRAILRFRARSGDHFLKEHILSQTSDSRSMFTSPTIQNEIIDLCGNFIQENVVNRIKYAGFFTILADETQDISRYEQLALCIRYVDDSSADNVFIREDFLEFVHVKDVTASALATTIMQCIMTLGLDMEMLVGQGYDGAAVMSGQFRGVRTIISEKYPKAQFIHCSAHTLNLVLAHSCEIPMIRNCIGTIKTVINFFRQSALRDGLLKDAAESAGAIHLNLVSLCETRWTEKHLAVERFAEMFSVVTEALQALQDSRRECASQAYQLKQAIENSQFVVSMLILRKVFSFTSTLNKILQTQNIDLTEACKYVDIVKKTLEDIRNDDEFLKIVTDSKEYLGIESLTAPRITNRQKGRSNNPAETAEIYYKINVYYPFLDHVLSELAARFSNHHEKIGNLQILIPKFMKNKNDAKSKLTEIHKMYLVNEKLENLLCEYQLWTKKWEGISDDLNEFNAIKTLEKCDKQFFPLIYNLLKILATLPVSTASAERSFSTLKRLKTYLRNAIGQERLTGLTLLNIYRDVTVDPLLIVNKLTQRRKRLNLLV; this is encoded by the exons ATGAAGCGAATAAGTCAGCCATCGGTTTTAAACTTTttcgagaagaaaaaaaaatccgaaagTAGAACCACCCTGCAAATTAATCAACCCTCATCTCTTTTTGTGTCTGACCCAACTGATCCTGAAGCTTCAAGTCCTTCTGAAAAAGTTTCTTCCGTTGAAGGAGAACAAGagctattatttgaaaatgatgTAGGAATCTATTTAGGAAATCCACCGACAGATAacgaaaaaaagtttaaagtttttcAAAACCCGTGGATGCCACCTTTATCATATAAATTTCCTGTGAGTGATAAACGACGTCTTTCTTTCCAACGCCACTGGATGGAACAATATTCTTGGCTCGTATTTTCAGATGTTGCCAAAGGTGCTCTTTGCAAAGTGTGCGTTTTATTTGGTCGTAATCATGGTGGTCGTGGTGGACAAGAACTACGGTCTTTAGTTGCCATCCCAtttataaattggaaaaaagctaaacaaatattttacagtcaTA CTTTAAGGGGTAAAAATGAAACTGGCAAAATAGGTTTAACAGAACCCCCCTATAATGATGGCAACTTTCGTGCAATTTTGCGATTTCGTGCAAGATCGGGTGATCATTTCCTAAAGGAACATATTTTATCCCAAACATCCGACAGTCGATCAATGTTCACGTCACCAACTATACAGAACGAAATTATTGATCTATGTGGCAATTTTATTCAAGAAAATGTTgtcaatagaataaaatatgctGGATTTTTTACCATTCTTGCTGATGAAACGCAAGACATATCAAGGTACGAACAATTAGCTTTGTGCATTCGGTACGTAGACGATTCTTCTGCAGATAATGTATTTATCAGAGAAGATTTCTTAGAGTTTGTGCATGTAAAAGATGTGACAGCTTCAGCGTTGGCCACCACCATCATGCAATGTATAATGACTCTTGGATTAGATATGGAGATGTTAGTTGGCCAAGGATATGATGGCGCTGCTGTGATGAGTGGTCAATTTCGAGGAGTGCGCACAATAATCTCAGAGAAATACCCAAAAGCTCAGTTCATCCATTGCTCAGCCCATACTTTAAATTTGGTTTTGGCACACTCTTGTGAAATCCCTATGATCCGAAACTGTATTGGTACTATTAAgactgtaattaatttttttagacaaTCCGCGTTACGTGATGGTCTTCTTAAAGATGCAGCAGAGTCAGCTGGAGCTATTCACTTGAATCTGGTTTCTCTTTGTGAAACCCGTTGGACTGAAAAACATTTGGCAGTAGAACGATTTGCAGAAATGTTTTCTGTAGTAACAGAAGCACTGCAAGCTCTACAAGATAGTCGAAGAGAATGTGCATCACAAGCCTACCAATTAAAACAAGCAATAGAAAACTCACAGTTTGTAGTATCGATGCTAATTTTGCGAAAAGTTTTCAGTTTCACGTCAACTCTTAATAAAATTCTTCAAActcaaaatattgatttgacCGAAGCGTGCAAATATGTAGAcatcgtaaaaaaaacattagaagACATACGAAATgatgatgaatttttaaaaattgtgacaGATTCTAAAGAATATTTAGGTATTGAGTCACTTACAGCACCTAGAATCACAAACAGACAAAAAGGACGAAGCAATAATCCTGCAGAGACAgccgaaatatattataaaataaatgtttactatCCATTTCTTGACCATGTTCTAAGCGAACTAGCAGCCAGATTTTCTAACCATCACGAAAAGATCGGGAACCTACAGATCTTAATtccaaaatttatgaaaaataagaaTGATGCTAAAAGCAAATTGACAGAAATCCATAAAATGTACCTGGTAAATGAAAAACTTGAAAATCTGTTGTGTGAGTATCAATTATGGACCAAGAAGTGGGAAGGAATAAGTGATGACTTGAATGAGTTTAATGCAATTAAAACATTGGAAAAGTGTGATAAACAGTTTTTTCCTCTCATTTATAATCTTCTCAAAATTTTAGCCACTCTTCCTGTGTCTACTGCTAGTGCGGAACGTTCCTTTTCTACATTAAAGCGGTTAAAGACGTATTTACGAAACGCCATTGGTCAAGAGCGACTAACTGGACTTACTcttctaaatatttatagagATGTAACTGTCGATCCTTTACTCATTGTGAACAAGCTAACACAACGTAGGAAACGATTAAATTTACTTgtataa
- the LOC132951662 gene encoding uncharacterized protein LOC132951662, which translates to MSTELNKERKWCSNSEFVLSKMSNSESQFNYMLSINDDETISALGLVWQPNLDAFKFIFKPWSQPLQLTKRSLLSDINRIFDPVGFVSPVLIRGKIFLQQLWALKLGWDTPLPPEMQQKWSQFYASLKSLEQLVIPRHVPFSNSESVRLHGFCDASQNAYGACIYILSTTTGQSQLYCSKSRVAPLKASTIPRLELCSALLLAELVSMVSKELERISISCNAENITLWTDSSIVLAWINSNKPLKAYVSNRVAQILDLTNATQWRHVPTASNPADKITRGCLAETLTENSLWWHGPASKF; encoded by the coding sequence ATGTCCACCGAGCTCAATAAAGAAAGGAAGTGGTGTTCTAATTCTGAATTTGTACtatcaaaaatgtcaaattcAGAGagtcaatttaattatatgttgTCAATTAATGATGATGAAACCATAAGTGCACTGGGCCTTGTGTGGCAGCCGAACCTAGATGCTTTCAAGTTCATTTTCAAACCCTGGTCTCAACCACTTCAACTGACCAAAAGATCACTATTGTCTGATATTAACCGCATATTTGACCCGGTAGGTTTTGTGTCACCTGTTCTCATTCGAGGAAAAATCTTTTTGCAGCAGTTGTGGGCCTTAAAATTAGGTTGGGATACGCCACTTCCACCAGAAATGCAACAAAAATGGAGTCAATTCTATGCAAGCCTCAAATCATTAGAACAATTAGTTATACCACGTCATGTTCCCTTCAGCAATAGTGAATCAGTCCGTTTGCATGGGTTCTGTGATGCCTCACAAAATGCTTACGGTGCATGCATTTACATTCTGTCAACCACAACAGGGCAAAGTCAATTGTATTGTTCCAAATCCAGAGTAGCCCCTCTAAAGGCAAGCACTATCCCTCGATTAGAACTATGTAGTGCACTTCTTTTAGCCGAGTTGGTCAGCATGGTATCCAAAGAACTGGAGCGCATCAGTATTTCCTGTAATGCTGAAAATATCACATTGTGGACTGATTCATCTATCGTGTTAGCATGGATCAATAGTAACAAGCCATTAAAGGCTTATGTATCAAACAGAGTGGCACAGATCTTAGATCTAACCAATGCTACCCAGTGGCGTCATGTGCCAACTGCTAGTAATCCGGCAGACAAAATTACTCGCGGCTGCCTAGCTGAAACTCTAACTGAAAACAGCTTATGGTGGCATGGACCAGCGTCTAAATTTTAA
- the LOC132951671 gene encoding zinc finger BED domain-containing protein 6-like, whose translation MAVVEPDYKICRDQAMKKRLHALKSNVEDKIKNELQNVKSVVCTTDGWSSIAQNSYISLTAHIIDNQWSPKSFTLATQEMTERHTAVGLAENLTCIFENWEINGKVSTVITDNAKNIVNAVKLLNITIDNENMDVTCAAHSLQLAINVAIKQEIFTDIIKQCSAVVGHFKHSNVAKQSLFNKQEQLGLLHQSLVQCCKTRWNSVYLMLDRLLKNRSPVSNVLADRTVTYFYIAQKLEITESQWIKIENLISLLKP comes from the exons ATGGCTGTTGTGGAGcctgattataaaatatgtagagaTCAAGCAATGAAAAAAAGACTACATGCATTGAAGTCAAACGTTgaggacaaaataaaaaatgaattgcaAAATGTGAAAAGTGTAGTTTGCACCACAGACGGTTGGTCTTCAATAGCTCAAAACTCATA TATATCGTTAACTGCTCACATAATCGATAACCAATGGTCACCAAAGTCATTTACTTTAGCCACACAAGAAATGACAGAACGTCACACAGCAGTAGGTCTAGCCGAAAATTTAacttgtatttttgaaaattgggAAATTAATGGTAAAGTCAGTACTGTAATTACAGATAACgcaaaaaatatagtaaatgctgtaaaattactaaatattacaaTAGACAATGAAAATATGGATGTGACATGTGCAGCTCACAGTTTACAATTAGCCATTAATGTTGCAATAAAACAAGAAATATTTACAGATATAATAAAACAGTGTAGTGCTGTAGTTGGACATTTCAAACACTCGAATGTAGCCAAACAGTCATTATTCAACAAACAAGAACAGCTAGGACTTCTGCATCAATCATTAGTGCAATGCTGTAAGACACGATGGAACTCAGTATATTTAATGTTAGACCGCCTTTTAAAAAACAGAAGTCCAGTTTCAAATGTATTGGCAGATAGAACAGTCACGTATTTTTACATTGcgcaaaaattagaaataactGAATCCCAAtggataaaaatagaaaatctcATAAGTCTCCTCAAGCCG
- the LOC132951679 gene encoding uncharacterized protein LOC132951679 produces MVIPLLSKLLDCHFKHKAANYQYITDFKNTIIFEIKERFKFERNETSSVSVRQIASFLYLRYKDLEFELNFMREKIRMAVKDLLERFDEQEINLEQIPPVQSDLEYLYGNTITADDNLTNQLQIYISEHPLRFDQNPYEWWKLRENEYSTLAVLAKQYLAILNQTFISREHVK; encoded by the coding sequence ATGGTTATaccattattatcaaaattattggaTTGCCATTTTAAGCATAAAGCAGCCAATTATCAATATATCACtgatttcaaaaatacaattatatttgaaattaaagaaCGATTCAAATTTGAACGTAATGAAACAAGTTCTGTCTCTGTCAGACAAATTGCATCCTTTCTATATCTTCGATATAAAGATTTAGAGTTTGAACTCAATTTTATGAGAGAAAAAATTCGTATGGCTGTAAAAGATTTGCTAGAAAGATTTGACGaacaagaaattaatttagaacaAATCCCACCAGTTCAAAGTGATCTTGAGTATTTATACGGAAATACAATAACAGCTGATGATAATTTAACTAATCAACTTCAAATTTACATTTCTGAACATCCATTACGTTTCGATCAAAATCCATATGAATGGTGGAAATTGAGAGAAAATGAATATTCAACTCTTGCAGTATTAGCAAAACAATATCTCGCTATTTTAAATCAAACCTTTATTTCACGTGAACACGTGAAATAA